The Thermus neutrinimicus genome contains the following window.
GAGGGTGGCGGTGAGGCGGTAGCCCCTGGCTTCCTGCTTCACCTGGACCCGCGCCTTCCCGGGCACGAAGGCCTTGGTCTGGATCAGGTAGATGAGCTCGTTGAGGAAACGGACCAGGAGGGTTTCCAAGTCCTCCGCCTCCAGGGAAAGGCGCTTGCGCCGGCTTCCGCCTTCTGGGGGAAAGAGGAACATCACCTGGAGAAGGCCCTTTAGGGCCGCCTGGAAGAGGTCCTCGAGGCTTTCCGCCTCCAGGAGGAACCCCACGTCCGCGGTGTGGTCCAGAGGCTTTACCACCATGGCCCCTCCTGCGTGCCCCTTGCCCCGGGGAGGTGGTAGGTTTCCGTCCAGAGCCTTTCCGGATACCTTTCCATGAAATCCAGCAGGGACAGGGCCTGGGTCCGGTGCTGGGCCAGGGCCTTAAGCTTCCGGGCCAAGGCCCATTCGGGGAGGTGCAGGCGGTGGGTGACGGGCCAGGAGCCTTCGGGCCGCACGAAGTACACCACCTGGGCCAAACCCTCCGCCGCCCGGGTGGCGTAGCGGCTTGCCGCCACGTGGTCGGGGTGGCCGTTGATGCCGTCAGGGGGAAAGGTAAGGACATAGCGGGGCCTTTGGGCAAGAAGCCTTTCCCGGATGGCCGCTTCTGCCTCGGGATGGTCAAGGAGGCCCTTTCCCGAGGCAAGGCCACGGGGGTCCTCCGCCGCCCTGTGCTCCGAGGAAACCGCCTGGGGTAGGGCATTGGGGAAGGAGAGGACCTCGAGGAAGTCCACCTCCAGGATCCCCGCCGCCCGCTCAAGCTCCTGGGTCCGCACCCGGGGCAGCTCCTCTGGGGGGCAAAGCCCCAGGGTTCTCCCGGCCTCCCCTCGAGTGAGGGTGAGGATGCCCGTCCTGAGCCCGGCCTTTTTGGCGAGAAGAAGCACCCCGCCAGCACCAAAGCTCTCGTCGTCGGGATGGGGAACCATCACCAAGAGGTCCAGCATGCCCCCATCTTGACAGAAAGCCCCCCGCCTGGTACATTCAATGTTGCGCCGGTTGGACCGGCGGGGGATCTTGAAAGCGCAGGAATAGGGCAAACCACGAAACAAAACGCCTTCGGGCGTACTTTTATTTGGAGAGTTTGATCCTGGCTCAGGGTGAACGCTGGCGGCGTGCCTAAGACAT
Protein-coding sequences here:
- a CDS encoding archease, whose amino-acid sequence is MVVKPLDHTADVGFLLEAESLEDLFQAALKGLLQVMFLFPPEGGSRRKRLSLEAEDLETLLVRFLNELIYLIQTKAFVPGKARVQVKQEARGYRLTATLWGEPFQEGFGFQGEVKSATFHGLEVSRENGVWKAQVILDV
- a CDS encoding PIG-L deacetylase family protein, encoding MLDLLVMVPHPDDESFGAGGVLLLAKKAGLRTGILTLTRGEAGRTLGLCPPEELPRVRTQELERAAGILEVDFLEVLSFPNALPQAVSSEHRAAEDPRGLASGKGLLDHPEAEAAIRERLLAQRPRYVLTFPPDGINGHPDHVAASRYATRAAEGLAQVVYFVRPEGSWPVTHRLHLPEWALARKLKALAQHRTQALSLLDFMERYPERLWTETYHLPGARGTQEGPWW